DNA sequence from the Halococcus salsus genome:
GAGGTCCGCGACCGTCCCGACGAGTTCGAGGACCTGACTCGGAAGCGCCGTGTCGGGTGCACGCCACTCGACCGTCGGCTGCGCCCCTCGAAGTCGGACCGGCGTCAGTACCGCGTTCTCGGGCTGGAAGTGTTCGTCGAACACCGCGTCGTCGATGCCCACCTCGTGTGCGATCGTTCGCAGCTCGCGGTAGCGGGCCTCGATGCGGCTCTCCCACTCCGCGACGTCGGTCGCGTACTCCCAGAGGTCACGATAGCGCTCGAATCGCGCGCCCGATTCGTGACGGTAGACGTGGGCCCGCGAGCAGTTCGCGACCCGCTCGCCACGGTAGTACGGCGACGAGCTCACCAGCGCGAGCGCGGGGTCGAGCGCGGTCAGGAGGTTGAGCTGTCGTGTCACGCGCTCGCGCTCGAAGTGGACGTGTGTGCCGGCACAGTTCTTCGCGGGCTCGATGCCGTCGCCGTAGATGCGTTCGAGGAGCTTCCCGCGGGCCGACCGGACCGCTCCGGTCTGTGACGAGAGCGGCGTTCCGAGCGGCACGAGCCGCCGTCCATCGGACGCGGCGGCCCCCATCACCGCTTCGAGCACCTCGACGAGCGTCTCGCGGAGCGCCGGGATCGAACCGACCGGCGGGGTCTCGACCTCGATCATCGCGTCGACGAACTCGGGCGAGACACGGTCGTGTGCCTCGACGAGGTCACGCCCGTCGCACAACCTCCCGTCCCCGTCGACCACCCAGTATTCGGCTTCCAGTCCTAATCGCATGACGTCCCTATCTGTATGGGGTATCTGTATCTGATGTTTTCCGTACTACCCGACGATGCGCGCCGTGGCGCGGAAATGAGCGATTCGAGCCGTTACGGGGCTGAAATCCCGGACGAACCGGTGGTCGCCCGTTCCGCTCCACGACGACGATCGTTCGGTCCACGACCGATTACGTGAGGGGTCGGGATGGGTCGATGGCTTGCGGGGGCCGGCACGTTATTCACGATAGAGAATAAAGAATACCCGTGCGCGGTCATCGAGACATCCTTGCCACTGGGCGAGTGCCCTCGCCGGCCGACCGAGACCTCGACCTCGAATAAAGAAGTCCGACTAGAGATCGGATCGAGATCCCCGTACAGAATCCGTGTTACGATGGTTTGTTGCAGCTCATCTCGAATCGGAACACGACACGTCAGTGATCCGGTGGGCATAGAGTAAAGTATTCGGAGCCGAATCGTCACCTAATGGATGGAACAGTGGCGGTGATCGGCGGTGGCTCCACGGGGACGGGTATCGCCCGGGACTTGGCGATGCGCGGGTTCGACGTGACGCTCGTCGAGAAGGGCAACCTCACCCACGGGACCACCGGCCGGATGCACGGCCTGCTTCACAGCGGGGGTCGCTATGCGGTCTCCGACCGGTCGAGCGCCCGTGAATGTATCGAGGAGAACCGGGTTCTCCGGGAGATCGCGACCCACTGTGTCGAGATGACCGGCGGGTTGTTCGTCCAGAAGGAGGGCGACGCCGACGAGTACTTCGAGGAGAAGCTCGAGGGCTGTCGGGAGTGTGACATCCCGGCCGAGGTGGTTTCGGGGAAGGAAGCCCGAGAGATCGAGCCCTACCTCGCGAAGGACGTCAAGCGCGCGATCCGGGTACCCGACGGCGCGATCGACCCCTTCCGGTTGTGTGTCGCGAACGCCGCGAGCGCGATCGAACACGGCGCACGTATCGAGACCCACGCCAAAGTCACCGACGTCCTCGTCGAGGACGGTGAAGTCGTGGGCGTCGAGGTCGAACACGAGAGCGGGCCGGGAAAGCGCGTTCACCGGAAACCTGGAACGACCGAGGAGATCCGCGCCGACTACGTCGTGAACGCCACGGGCGCGTGGGCGGGCCGCGTCGGCGCGATGGCGGGCGTCGACGTCGAAGTTCGGCCCTCGAAGGGTGTGATGGTCGTGATGAACACCCGACAGGTCGATACCGTCGTCAATCGGTGCCGACCGAAGGGCGACGCCGACATCATCGTGCCCCACGAGACCGCCGCGATCCTCGGCACGACGGACGAAGAGGTCGAGGACCCGGAGGACTACCCCGAGGAGGGCTGGGAGGTCGACCTGATGATCGACACGCTCTCCGAACTCGTGCCGATCCTGAAGGATGCGCGGACCATTCGCTCGTTCTGGGGCGTGCGGCCGCTCTACGAACCCCCAGGAACCGGGACGACCGATCCCACGGATATCACGCGGGACTTCTTCCTGCTCGACCACGAGGAGCGCGACGATTTGCCTGGGCTGACCAGCATCGTCGGCGGGAAGTTCACCACGTATCGATTGATGGCCGAGAAGATCTCGGACCACGTCTGCGAACAGTTCGGGGTCGAGGCCGAGTGTCGCACCGCCGACGAACCCCTGCCAGGCAGTGAGGACATCGGAAACCTCGAAGAGTACATGGACGAGTTCGGGCTTCGATCACCGATCGCGAAGCGGAGCACGAAACGTCTCGGAAGCTTCTCGCCGCAGGTGCTCGGCGGAAGCAACCCCAACCCCGTCGTGTGTACCTGCGAGGCCGTGACCAGCGCCGAGATCGACAAGGCGATCGACGAATCGGGGACCGACCTCAACGCGGTTCGGCTCCGCACCAGGGCGTCGATGGGGAACTGTCAGGGGGCGTTTTGCTGTCAGGGGATCGCGAGCCAGCTCCACCCGACCTACGACGAGCCGACGGTGCGCGACGCCTACGACGAACTCTACCAGGAACGCTGGAAAGGCGAGCGCCACGGGCTCTGGGGCGAACAGCTCTCACAGGCCGCGCTGAAGTACGCCCTCCACGCCACGACGCTGAACCGCGACCGCGACCCCGCCGCCCGCGAGTCCGACCTCGACTTCGCGGCGTTCGACGACGGTCGATCGACGGACGACGTCGAACCGGACACCTCGCGTGGCACGCGCGAGACCGCCGCCGACGGCGGCCGACTCCCACCGAACGAGGGGCCCGATGGCGATTCGTGAGGACGTCCTCGTCGTCGGCGGCGGTCTCGCCGGGATGAGCGCCGCGCTCTCGGCCGCCGAGACCGGAGCCACGGTCAGATTGCTCTCACACAAGAAGAGCACGCTCCGTCACGCCAGCGGCCTCGTGGACTGTCTGGGCTACACCGGCGACGACGGCCCGCTCGCGGACCCGTACACCGGGCTATCCGACCTCCCCAACGAGCATCCCTACCGGGTTGTCGGTGAATCGGCGATCCGCGAGGGATTCGACCGCTTCGATGGCGTGGTCGGCGACAGTTATCGGGGTGGTCACACCGACGCCAACGCGCTCGTCCCCACCCAGGCCGGCACGATCAAACCGACGGCGCGCTATCCGGCCTCGATGGCCGCGGGCCTCGCGAGCGACGCCCGCTCGACCTTGTTGGTTGGATTCGAGGGATTGAGCGACTTCGACGCGCCGCTCGCCGCCGACCGTCTCGCCGCGGCGGGCGTCCCGTTCGATGTCCGAGGTGTGACGCTCCGCTTCCCGAAGGAGTTCCGCGCCGACGCCAAACTCACGCGGTACGCGCGCGCGCTCGACCGCGACGAGGAACCCGACAGGGACCGCGCGCCGCGGTTCGACGGGGTTCGGCGGGCGCTGGCCGAACTCGTCAGACCGAAACTCGACGGGGCCGAGCGCGTCGGCTTTCCCTCGCTCGTCGGCGACGACGAGAACGACGTGGTGCGCGAGGACTTGGCGAATCGTCTCGACGTCCCCGTGTTCGAACTCGCCGCGTCGCCGCCGAGCCTTCCAGGGGTTCGCCTCGAATCCCTCTTCCTCGCGGCGCTCGACGAGGCGGGCGTCCGACGAACCACGGGCAACCCCGTCGTCGACTACGAATCGGAGGACGGGGCCCTCACGACGGTCTACACGGACAAGAACGGCCAGCGCGTGCCGTACGGTGCCGACCAGTTCGTGCTCGCGACGGGCGGGCTGGTAGGGAAGGGGATCGGGAGTTCGCGCGATGGCGTTCGCGAGCCGGTCTTCGACTGTCACATCCCCCACCCCGAGGACCGATACGACTGGTCCGCGACCGACGCCTTCGGCGACCAGCCGTTCGCCCGCTTCGGTGTCGTCCCCGACGACGACCTCCGGCCGCTCGACGCGGCCGGCGATGTCGAATTCTCGAACCTCCGTGCCGCCGGCAGCGTGCTCGGCGGTGCGGACTTCGCCGCCCAGAAGTGCGGGAGCGGCGTCTCGCTCGCGACCGGTCACGTGGCCGGCGAGCGTGCAGGAGCCCTGATCTGACTTTCCAATGAGCGACGCAGACACAACCCCGACCGACGCCAGCACCGACTCGTTCGAACCCGTCGACGTCTTCTCCGGGGAACCGATGGACCTCCGGCCCGGCGCGGACGACTGCTACAAGTGTACGACCTGCGATACGTCGTGCCCGGTGGCGGAGGTCGACGACGACTTCCCCGGCCCGAAGTTCCAGGGCCCCGAGCAGTGGCGGCTGAAACGCAAGGGCGACGACGACATCGACCCCTCGATCAACTCGTGTTCGAACTGCATGCGCTGTGACAACGCGTGTCCCTCGTCGGTGCCGCTCAGTCAGATGCACAACGAGGCACGCGGGGCGTTCGTCGAGCGCCAGATGGAGAAACTCTCGACCGAGTACGTCAGGAACCGTATCCTCGCCAACTACCGCACCTCGGCGTGGTTCGCCTCGAAAGTCCCACAGATCGCGAACTTCGCGATGAACTTCGGGCCGGCGCGGTGGGTGATGGAGAAGACCCTCGGCGTGACGGCCGAACGCGAGTTCCCCGCCTTCGCCCAGCAGACCTTCCGCGAGTGGTGGGCCGAGCGCGGCGGGGCCCACGTCGAGAACCCCGACAAACGGGTGGCCTACTTCCACGGCTGTTACTCGAATTATAACACTCCAGAGGTCGCGAAGGCGATGGTCCATGTCTACGAGCACTTCGACTACGAGATCCTGGTGCCGCCCCAGAAGTGCTCGGGCACCCCGATGTTCGCCAACGGGATGCTCACGGACGCCCGCCGGCACGCCCGGACCAACGTCGAGGAACTCGCGGCGGCGATCAACGACGGTGCCGACGTCATCGCCTCCTGCACCTCGTGTTCGATGGCGCTCCGCCAGGAGTACCCCGAACTCTTCGACATCACCGACATCGAGACGGTCGCACAACACACCTACGAGGGCCTCGAATACCTCCGGATCAACGAGGACCTCCGCGGGGCGGTCGAGGAGAGCGAGGTCGATATGCCCGATATGGCCTACCACGCGCCGTGTCACGCCCGGAATCAGGGGCTCGACCGACAGGCGGTCGAGCTCTTCCGCGACCTCGACGGGGTCGACGTCGAGGACGTCGGGCCGTCGTGTTCCGGGATCTCCGGGACCTACGGCTGGAAGGAGGAGAAGTACGACAAATCGATGCAGATCGGCGAGGAGATGTTCGAGCACATGGAGGCCGGCGCGGGCGAGGAGGGGATGACCGAGTGTCCGACGTGTGCGATGCAGATGGAACACGGCACCGGCTACGAGATCACCCATCCCCTCGAAGTGCTCCAAGAGGCCCTGACCGAGACCTCGGCAGCCTGAGACCGAGCGAACTCGTCGGGCCTTGACCCCAGCGATCGGGTGGATGTCGGGTGCGCAATCCGTAACTACCCGCGGTGACTATCGACGGGCATTGATCGAACCAACTGACCACGACGCCGTTCTCACCGGCGTCAGGGCGGCGCTCGAGGACAACGGGTTCGACGTCGAGTGGGTCGACTACGACGTCGACCACGAAGCGATAGTCGTCCAGTACGCGACCATCGTCGGCGGTGCCGACGAGATCAGGGACGTCCTCACGACGGACATCCCGAAGACGATGGGCGCGTTCCAGGGGCCCGTACTGGCGGCGACCGACCCGGACCCCTACACCGAACTGGTCGTGCTGGTCGTCAACTCACGAACGACCCCGGCCGAGCGGACCGGGAAACTCCGCTGGGAGATTGCCTGGGAGTGGGTCCCCGGCGAGGCGGGGGTCTCGCCCGAGGAGTACGAGGACCCCCTCCAACGGGTGCTCTCGACGGCCGTCGTGATAGACGACGAGGGGACCCACGACATCGACGCCGAGTTCGAGTTCACCGATACGGAGTGAGGCCAGGGGAACTCCGCGGCGTGACGCGCGGTCTCCGGCTCCGGTCTATCCGCTCTTCCCGTTCTTCCCATTTTTCCCGGTCTATCCGCTCTTCCCGTTCTTCCCATTTTTCCCGGTCTATCCGCTCTTCCCGTTCTTCCCATTTTTCCCGGTCTATCCGCTCTTCCCGTTCTTCCCATTTTTCCCATTCTTCCCGCTCTTCCCGTTCCTGTTGTTCCTGTTGTTCCTCCCGCTTTCGCCGGCCAGGTCGTCCGGTGCGGTCTTCGGCGCGTTCTTCGGGCGTTGCTTACGGTTGTCCCCGCGTCGTTCGCGCTGGAGCGGGATCGGGACGCCGCCGCCCGACTCGATCCAGTCGAAGAGCCGGTCGTGCATCGCCTTCCGGCGCTGTTCGTGGTTCCGGTCGTCGAACAGGTTGTTCGCCTCCGCGGGGTCGGCTTGGAGGTCGTAGAGCTCGTCCTGCATCGGCCCGTAGTACCAGATGTACTTGTACCGACCCCGCCGCGTGCTGAACATGGTCGGGTGCTTCGGGAAGCCGCCCCAGAACGATTCGTAGTACGGGTCCTGGCTTCGGGCGGTTCCCTCGCCGGCCAGCGCGGGGAGGAAGGACTCCCCGCTCATGTAGCCCGGTCGAGAAATGTCGGCGACCTCCAGAAACGTCGGTGCGAGGTCGACGTTCGAGACCGCCCGGTCGATGGTCGTGCCGGACTCGACGAGCCCCGGTGCCCACGCGAGCAACG
Encoded proteins:
- the glpB gene encoding glycerol-3-phosphate dehydrogenase subunit GlpB encodes the protein MAIREDVLVVGGGLAGMSAALSAAETGATVRLLSHKKSTLRHASGLVDCLGYTGDDGPLADPYTGLSDLPNEHPYRVVGESAIREGFDRFDGVVGDSYRGGHTDANALVPTQAGTIKPTARYPASMAAGLASDARSTLLVGFEGLSDFDAPLAADRLAAAGVPFDVRGVTLRFPKEFRADAKLTRYARALDRDEEPDRDRAPRFDGVRRALAELVRPKLDGAERVGFPSLVGDDENDVVREDLANRLDVPVFELAASPPSLPGVRLESLFLAALDEAGVRRTTGNPVVDYESEDGALTTVYTDKNGQRVPYGADQFVLATGGLVGKGIGSSRDGVREPVFDCHIPHPEDRYDWSATDAFGDQPFARFGVVPDDDLRPLDAAGDVEFSNLRAAGSVLGGADFAAQKCGSGVSLATGHVAGERAGALI
- a CDS encoding anaerobic glycerol-3-phosphate dehydrogenase subunit C, producing the protein MSDADTTPTDASTDSFEPVDVFSGEPMDLRPGADDCYKCTTCDTSCPVAEVDDDFPGPKFQGPEQWRLKRKGDDDIDPSINSCSNCMRCDNACPSSVPLSQMHNEARGAFVERQMEKLSTEYVRNRILANYRTSAWFASKVPQIANFAMNFGPARWVMEKTLGVTAEREFPAFAQQTFREWWAERGGAHVENPDKRVAYFHGCYSNYNTPEVAKAMVHVYEHFDYEILVPPQKCSGTPMFANGMLTDARRHARTNVEELAAAINDGADVIASCTSCSMALRQEYPELFDITDIETVAQHTYEGLEYLRINEDLRGAVEESEVDMPDMAYHAPCHARNQGLDRQAVELFRDLDGVDVEDVGPSCSGISGTYGWKEEKYDKSMQIGEEMFEHMEAGAGEEGMTECPTCAMQMEHGTGYEITHPLEVLQEALTETSAA
- a CDS encoding glutamate-cysteine ligase family protein, with protein sequence MRLGLEAEYWVVDGDGRLCDGRDLVEAHDRVSPEFVDAMIEVETPPVGSIPALRETLVEVLEAVMGAAASDGRRLVPLGTPLSSQTGAVRSARGKLLERIYGDGIEPAKNCAGTHVHFERERVTRQLNLLTALDPALALVSSSPYYRGERVANCSRAHVYRHESGARFERYRDLWEYATDVAEWESRIEARYRELRTIAHEVGIDDAVFDEHFQPENAVLTPVRLRGAQPTVEWRAPDTALPSQVLELVGTVADLVERTNDTPVQVGDPAVGDERIGVPPFAELRELTDAAVEDGIGAPDVRDYLETMGFDPANYRPLTGSISGPARLDETTAERLRLDAADALEADLAALD
- the glpA gene encoding anaerobic glycerol-3-phosphate dehydrogenase subunit GlpA, which gives rise to MDGTVAVIGGGSTGTGIARDLAMRGFDVTLVEKGNLTHGTTGRMHGLLHSGGRYAVSDRSSARECIEENRVLREIATHCVEMTGGLFVQKEGDADEYFEEKLEGCRECDIPAEVVSGKEAREIEPYLAKDVKRAIRVPDGAIDPFRLCVANAASAIEHGARIETHAKVTDVLVEDGEVVGVEVEHESGPGKRVHRKPGTTEEIRADYVVNATGAWAGRVGAMAGVDVEVRPSKGVMVVMNTRQVDTVVNRCRPKGDADIIVPHETAAILGTTDEEVEDPEDYPEEGWEVDLMIDTLSELVPILKDARTIRSFWGVRPLYEPPGTGTTDPTDITRDFFLLDHEERDDLPGLTSIVGGKFTTYRLMAEKISDHVCEQFGVEAECRTADEPLPGSEDIGNLEEYMDEFGLRSPIAKRSTKRLGSFSPQVLGGSNPNPVVCTCEAVTSAEIDKAIDESGTDLNAVRLRTRASMGNCQGAFCCQGIASQLHPTYDEPTVRDAYDELYQERWKGERHGLWGEQLSQAALKYALHATTLNRDRDPAARESDLDFAAFDDGRSTDDVEPDTSRGTRETAADGGRLPPNEGPDGDS